From the genome of Symbiobacterium terraclitae, one region includes:
- a CDS encoding GGDEF domain-containing protein: protein MTRTQPNEREEMTGLRSGGRVLFSVLAVVTVEVLFLSGLLLYRHQPWSAAWWACMIGSLTGFAAVFDTVWRPEGPTAPWAVVLLSVPAVMLYWADPGAPAGPALMVLLSAVIAGYCRKKYLWTHVSILLVGVAGAHIGGARPLFQLMLVAVLAGVIAVVRWLYLRHREQLVQNDHLRRLMELLPVLKARGVQDVVQAAVRHIVRATGSRTGIVLLLDEQAQVLRPHYLHSEAPLSPEEREAIMTTTIRVGVGLSGWVAKHGQSIFTNDAVDDPRSVQVPGTPREDESILVVPLMTNGRLYGVLRVDRQGKNQYQLSDLHLLELMAAHVSDAISRAELEERLARRDALTGVYNRHYLNEWSQRVKSESREVSVLLIDCRKFKQINDRWGHLTGDWVLQQCAQIISNSVRSRDLVVRYGGDEFLVVLADTGRQEAQAIAERVLQRVEEWNRERSEDEPRLYLDIGVETAQQSEWQKLLDRADERMYACKHA, encoded by the coding sequence GTGACTCGAACACAACCGAACGAGCGGGAGGAGATGACCGGTCTGCGGTCGGGCGGGCGGGTCCTTTTTTCCGTTCTCGCGGTGGTGACCGTGGAGGTGCTCTTCCTGTCGGGTCTGCTGCTCTACCGCCACCAGCCGTGGAGCGCCGCCTGGTGGGCGTGCATGATCGGTTCCCTGACGGGCTTTGCCGCCGTGTTCGACACGGTCTGGCGCCCGGAGGGGCCGACGGCGCCCTGGGCCGTGGTTCTGCTGAGCGTCCCGGCCGTGATGCTCTACTGGGCTGATCCGGGGGCCCCGGCGGGTCCGGCGCTGATGGTGCTGCTCTCCGCGGTGATCGCCGGCTACTGTCGCAAGAAGTACCTGTGGACGCACGTCTCGATCCTGCTCGTCGGCGTCGCGGGTGCGCACATCGGCGGCGCCCGCCCGCTGTTCCAGCTGATGCTGGTCGCCGTGCTGGCCGGCGTGATCGCGGTCGTGCGGTGGCTTTATCTCCGCCACCGGGAGCAGCTCGTCCAGAACGACCACCTGCGCCGCCTGATGGAGCTGCTTCCCGTGCTCAAGGCCCGCGGGGTCCAGGACGTGGTGCAGGCGGCGGTCCGGCACATCGTGCGGGCCACCGGCAGCCGCACCGGCATCGTCCTGCTGCTGGACGAGCAGGCGCAGGTGCTGCGGCCCCACTACCTGCACAGCGAGGCCCCGCTCTCCCCTGAGGAGCGGGAGGCCATCATGACCACTACGATCCGGGTCGGCGTGGGCCTGTCCGGCTGGGTGGCCAAGCACGGCCAGTCGATCTTCACCAACGACGCGGTGGACGATCCCCGCTCGGTCCAGGTGCCCGGCACGCCGCGGGAGGACGAGTCGATCCTCGTCGTGCCGCTCATGACCAACGGCCGGCTCTACGGCGTGCTGCGGGTGGACCGGCAGGGGAAGAACCAGTACCAGCTGAGCGACCTGCACCTGCTGGAGCTGATGGCGGCCCACGTCTCCGACGCCATCTCCCGGGCGGAACTGGAGGAGCGGCTGGCCAGGCGGGACGCGCTGACGGGCGTCTACAACCGGCACTACCTCAACGAGTGGTCGCAGCGCGTGAAGAGCGAGTCGCGCGAGGTGTCGGTGCTGCTGATCGACTGCCGGAAGTTCAAGCAGATCAACGACCGCTGGGGCCACCTCACCGGCGACTGGGTCCTGCAGCAGTGCGCGCAGATCATCTCCAACAGCGTCCGGTCGCGCGACCTGGTCGTGCGGTACGGCGGCGACGAGTTCCTGGTGGTGCTGGCCGACACCGGCCGGCAGGAGGCCCAGGCCATCGCCGAGCGCGTGCTGCAGCGGGTGGAGGAGTGGAACCGGGAGCGGTCCGAGGACGAGCCGAGGCTCTACCTGGACATCGGCGTCGAGACGGCCCAGCAGTCCGAGTGGCAGAAGCTGCTGGACCGGGCCGACGAGCGCATGTACGCCTGCAAACACGCCTGA
- the mrdA gene encoding penicillin-binding protein 2, giving the protein MRSEQKRVLVLLGAIVLAVGIVGSRLYRLTVVESAAWMSRAVNQSQMELPSHGPRGAIYDRNGRPLATSEPVYAAMLYDQDPEHVAKILPELSLLLAGGDAAKAEEISRYVLEQVRIHERQGRQFEDLLIKTGLSQEIVATFIERQAEFPGVAIVTQSARKYPGGKLASNVVGYVQPISQEQLESPEFEGYHPDAVVGKDGIELYYERLLQGEPGRRVKLVDPAGRPVGTVEETDPKPGYDLTLTLDLDLQQKAEEALASTIAWIKAQNDPEAQPIRGALVAIDVKTGAVLAMAQVPTYDPNLFIKAMTVGLTEEEYNENINVPGAPLINWSLQGFAPGSTYKMGVGLAGVSSGVIGPFETVHCNVVYDRDPTRGNWYPVDQGYLALDMALAQSCNPYFYETGYRLGIDQLAEYLTQFGFGRPTGIDLPYEDPGVLPTMASYGDRWQPGHVFSVAIGQGDVQVSPLQLAVYTATIANRGVRYQPYLVQEVRSATGEVVQRREPVVAGYVEATDEAWRQTFEGMRKGATHALGTASWVFSDFPIPVAAKTGSAETGKAYSDAITVAFAPYDDPQIAVAVFVEGGAHGSWVAPAARAVFAQYFGIEDKGPARINKAD; this is encoded by the coding sequence GTGCGCAGCGAGCAGAAGCGGGTGCTCGTGCTGCTGGGCGCGATCGTCCTGGCTGTTGGCATCGTCGGCTCGCGTCTCTACCGCCTGACCGTGGTGGAATCGGCGGCGTGGATGAGCCGGGCGGTCAACCAGAGCCAGATGGAGCTGCCCAGCCACGGGCCCCGGGGTGCAATCTATGATCGCAACGGCCGGCCGCTGGCAACCAGCGAGCCGGTCTATGCTGCCATGCTCTATGACCAGGATCCCGAGCACGTGGCGAAGATCCTGCCCGAACTGAGCCTTCTCCTGGCCGGGGGCGACGCCGCGAAGGCCGAGGAGATCAGCCGGTACGTGCTGGAACAGGTGCGGATCCACGAGCGCCAGGGCCGGCAGTTCGAGGATCTGCTCATCAAGACGGGCCTGTCGCAGGAGATCGTCGCCACGTTCATCGAGCGGCAGGCCGAGTTCCCGGGGGTGGCGATCGTCACCCAGTCTGCCCGCAAGTACCCCGGCGGCAAGCTGGCCAGCAACGTCGTGGGGTACGTGCAGCCGATCTCGCAGGAGCAGCTGGAAAGCCCGGAGTTCGAGGGCTACCACCCGGACGCGGTGGTGGGCAAGGACGGCATCGAGCTCTACTACGAGCGGCTGCTGCAGGGCGAGCCGGGCCGGCGGGTCAAGCTGGTCGACCCGGCCGGGCGGCCGGTGGGCACCGTGGAGGAGACGGACCCGAAACCAGGGTATGACCTGACCCTCACCCTTGACCTCGACCTGCAGCAGAAGGCAGAGGAGGCGCTCGCCTCCACCATCGCCTGGATCAAGGCCCAGAACGACCCCGAGGCGCAGCCGATCCGGGGGGCGCTGGTCGCCATCGACGTGAAGACCGGCGCCGTGCTGGCCATGGCGCAGGTGCCCACCTACGACCCGAACCTGTTCATCAAGGCGATGACCGTCGGCCTCACCGAAGAGGAGTACAACGAGAACATCAACGTCCCCGGGGCGCCGCTGATCAACTGGTCGCTCCAGGGCTTCGCCCCGGGCTCCACCTACAAGATGGGCGTCGGCCTGGCGGGCGTCAGCAGCGGCGTGATCGGTCCCTTCGAGACCGTCCACTGCAACGTGGTCTACGACCGCGACCCGACCCGCGGCAACTGGTACCCGGTGGACCAGGGCTACCTGGCCCTCGACATGGCCCTCGCCCAGTCCTGCAACCCGTACTTCTATGAGACCGGCTACCGGCTGGGCATCGACCAGCTGGCGGAGTACCTCACGCAGTTCGGCTTCGGCCGGCCCACCGGCATCGACCTGCCCTACGAGGATCCGGGCGTGCTGCCGACGATGGCCTCCTACGGCGACCGTTGGCAGCCGGGCCACGTTTTCTCCGTGGCCATCGGCCAGGGCGACGTGCAGGTGTCGCCGCTGCAGCTCGCGGTCTACACCGCCACCATCGCCAACCGGGGCGTGCGCTACCAGCCCTACCTGGTGCAGGAGGTGCGCAGCGCCACCGGCGAGGTGGTCCAGCGGCGGGAGCCCGTGGTCGCCGGCTACGTGGAGGCCACCGACGAGGCCTGGCGGCAGACCTTCGAGGGGATGCGCAAGGGTGCGACCCACGCCCTGGGCACCGCCTCCTGGGTGTTCAGCGACTTCCCGATTCCGGTGGCGGCCAAGACCGGCTCGGCCGAGACCGGTAAGGCCTATTCGGATGCCATCACGGTGGCGTTCGCTCCCTATGACGATCCCCAGATCGCCGTGGCCGTGTTCGTGGAAGGCGGTGCCCACGGCTCGTGGGTGGCGCCCGCGGCCCGGGCGGTGTTCGCCCAGTACTTCGGCATCGAGGACAAGGGCCCCGCCCGCATCAACAAGGCGGACTGA
- a CDS encoding YigZ family protein codes for MAYRTVAGRAQAEIVIRKSRFIANVAPVTSEEAAWAFINEIRGAHPEATHNCFAFTAGGIQRMSDDGEPSGTAGRPIFDVLEKQGLSDTAIVVTRYFGGILLGAGGLVRAYSQAAVAGVEAAGVAEAIAACDLRIRVDYGLLGKVQHLLQQRGALTLDSQFAEEVVLAFRVRAADRAVVAAELAEASAGRIAVEEIGEVLVGPDLRPIHG; via the coding sequence GTGGCGTACCGAACCGTAGCCGGCCGCGCTCAGGCCGAGATCGTCATTCGCAAGTCGCGCTTCATCGCCAACGTGGCCCCGGTCACCTCCGAGGAGGCGGCGTGGGCCTTCATCAACGAGATCCGCGGCGCGCACCCGGAGGCGACGCACAACTGCTTCGCCTTCACCGCCGGCGGGATCCAGCGGATGTCGGACGACGGCGAGCCCAGCGGCACGGCCGGCCGTCCGATCTTCGACGTGCTGGAGAAGCAAGGGCTCTCCGACACGGCCATCGTGGTCACCCGCTACTTCGGCGGCATCCTCCTGGGCGCGGGCGGGCTCGTGCGGGCGTACAGCCAGGCCGCCGTGGCCGGCGTGGAGGCCGCGGGCGTGGCGGAGGCCATCGCGGCCTGCGACCTGCGGATCCGGGTCGACTACGGCCTGCTGGGCAAGGTGCAGCACCTCCTGCAGCAGCGCGGCGCGCTGACGTTGGACAGCCAGTTCGCCGAGGAGGTCGTGCTGGCGTTTCGCGTGCGCGCCGCCGACCGGGCTGTGGTGGCCGCCGAACTGGCCGAGGCGTCTGCGGGCCGCATCGCCGTGGAAGAGATTGGCGAAGTGCTCGTGGGTCCTGATCTGCGGCCCATCCACGGATGA
- a CDS encoding FeoA family protein: MTLDQTRPGQVFVIRTIDDPQARLAAIRFGIAEGARAACQTVLPGGPVVVRKGKQEMALGRNLAHRITVELVEG, from the coding sequence ATGACGCTCGACCAGACCAGGCCAGGCCAGGTATTCGTCATCCGCACGATCGATGACCCCCAAGCCCGACTGGCGGCCATCCGGTTCGGCATCGCCGAGGGGGCGCGCGCCGCCTGCCAGACCGTGCTGCCCGGGGGCCCCGTCGTGGTGCGCAAGGGCAAGCAGGAGATGGCCCTGGGGCGGAACCTGGCGCACCGCATCACAGTCGAGCTGGTGGAGGGATAG
- the feoB gene encoding ferrous iron transport protein B, with protein sequence MTQPHCHGSSATAAIPTQAKRVVLVGNPNVGKSAVFHGLTGVYVEVSNYPGTTVDIASGRMGDVGIFDTPGVYGVSAFNEEERVARDMILQADAIINVVDAAHLDRDLFLTLQIIDMGFPVVVALNLMDEARANGMEIDVTRLSAELGVEVIPTVAVRGEGIAELKAAVARVRRGIPTPEVAERMPGDLPPADAVMWLEDDPAICERLGRPGPGLREEMYRARRRRADEIAERVVRETSSGASLSTRLGRLTLHPLGGLLVLAGFLYLMYQVLGVWVAQDVVGITEEVWMGEYYVPWITALVGRFVQPESFLGEILIGEFGLLTMTVSYLLGLLLPLVLGFYLFLSVAEDSGYLPRIAVLVDRLMTKVGLNGRAIIPTILGFGCVTMATVTTRLMGTQRERTIATFLLSLAIPCSAQLAVITVMLAPLGPVYIATFIVLLLLVYGVTGMLLNRVLPGSSSDLLIDLPPLRLPRIKNVLQKTYLKTKGFISEAWMFFAGGALLISILQQTGALAAMEGFLAPITEGWLGLPRAAAQAFIMGFVRRDFGAAGLYDMALTPHQTMVAVVTITLFTPCIASILIMFKERGRRQGAAMWLGDVALAILLGGIFHRVLIW encoded by the coding sequence ATGACCCAGCCGCACTGCCACGGCTCCTCCGCCACGGCTGCGATCCCCACCCAGGCGAAGCGGGTGGTGCTGGTCGGCAACCCCAACGTGGGGAAGTCCGCGGTCTTTCACGGCCTGACGGGCGTCTACGTGGAGGTCTCAAACTACCCCGGAACCACTGTCGACATCGCATCCGGACGGATGGGCGATGTCGGCATTTTCGACACCCCCGGCGTCTATGGCGTCTCCGCCTTCAACGAGGAGGAGCGGGTAGCCCGGGACATGATCCTGCAGGCTGATGCGATTATCAACGTGGTGGACGCGGCGCACCTGGACCGGGACCTGTTCCTGACGCTGCAGATCATCGACATGGGCTTCCCCGTGGTCGTCGCCTTGAACCTGATGGACGAGGCCAGGGCCAACGGCATGGAGATCGACGTGACCCGCCTCTCGGCCGAACTGGGGGTCGAGGTCATCCCCACCGTCGCCGTCCGCGGCGAGGGGATCGCCGAGCTCAAGGCCGCCGTCGCCCGGGTTCGGCGGGGCATTCCGACCCCCGAGGTGGCGGAGCGGATGCCCGGGGACCTGCCGCCCGCCGATGCCGTGATGTGGCTGGAGGACGACCCGGCGATCTGTGAGCGGCTGGGGCGGCCGGGGCCCGGGCTGCGGGAGGAGATGTACCGGGCCCGGCGCAGGCGGGCCGACGAGATCGCCGAGCGCGTGGTCCGGGAGACCAGCTCGGGAGCCAGCCTCTCCACCCGCCTCGGCCGCCTCACGCTCCACCCGCTGGGGGGCCTCCTGGTGCTCGCCGGCTTCCTGTACCTGATGTACCAGGTGCTCGGCGTCTGGGTGGCCCAGGACGTGGTCGGCATCACCGAAGAGGTCTGGATGGGCGAGTACTACGTGCCCTGGATCACCGCACTGGTCGGACGCTTCGTGCAGCCGGAGTCGTTCCTCGGCGAGATCCTGATCGGGGAGTTCGGCCTGCTGACCATGACGGTCTCCTACCTGCTGGGCCTGCTCCTGCCGCTGGTGCTGGGCTTCTACCTGTTCCTCTCCGTCGCGGAGGATTCGGGCTACCTGCCCCGGATCGCCGTGCTGGTCGACCGGCTGATGACGAAGGTCGGCCTGAACGGGCGGGCGATCATCCCGACCATCCTCGGCTTCGGCTGCGTGACCATGGCCACCGTCACCACCCGGCTGATGGGGACGCAGCGCGAGCGGACGATCGCCACCTTCCTGCTCTCCCTGGCGATCCCCTGCTCTGCGCAGCTGGCCGTGATCACCGTGATGCTCGCCCCGCTGGGGCCGGTCTACATCGCCACCTTCATCGTGCTGCTCCTGCTGGTCTACGGCGTGACCGGAATGCTGCTCAACCGGGTGCTGCCCGGCAGCTCGTCCGACCTGCTCATCGACCTGCCGCCGCTCCGGCTGCCGCGCATCAAGAACGTGCTGCAGAAGACCTACCTGAAGACGAAGGGCTTCATCTCCGAGGCCTGGATGTTCTTCGCGGGCGGCGCCCTCCTGATCTCGATCCTCCAGCAGACCGGCGCGCTGGCGGCCATGGAGGGCTTCCTGGCGCCGATCACCGAGGGGTGGCTCGGCCTGCCCCGGGCCGCCGCACAGGCGTTCATCATGGGCTTCGTGCGCCGGGACTTCGGCGCCGCCGGTCTCTACGACATGGCGCTGACCCCGCACCAGACGATGGTCGCCGTCGTGACCATCACGCTCTTCACCCCGTGCATCGCCTCGATCTTGATCATGTTCAAGGAGCGGGGCCGGCGGCAGGGCGCCGCGATGTGGCTGGGCGACGTGGCGCTGGCGATACTGCTGGGCGGCATCTTCCACCGGGTCCTCATCTGGTAG
- a CDS encoding peptidoglycan DD-metalloendopeptidase family protein yields the protein MNLPSSVVLRRRVFGVALAAVVASGVGAAVRPPAVPTTAPASTAADDQSEPGTGATDTVRREELPTVGAEAALAAVTAPAPALAAEAPPEPQEEAPKPKVTTYTVVEGDTIEAIAQRYGLSVETLLYVNDMYADDILQIGQELLIPSMDALVYTVVQGDTMWGVADAFNADFDEIVAANPDVDADALQPGQVLFVPGGTPPSRRTMVASRGGSRTSYSAGRFALWPAYGNTTDEFGWRVHPVTGVWHLHDGLDIDVAYGTPVAAVEAGTVTTAGWLGGYGIAVKIDHGGGITTMYAHLDSVAVSPGDWVEAGELIGYSGNTGNSTGPHLHFTVLVWGEPVDPWGWLP from the coding sequence TTGAACCTCCCCAGCTCAGTCGTGTTACGCCGCCGGGTCTTCGGCGTGGCCCTCGCGGCCGTGGTCGCGAGCGGTGTCGGCGCGGCGGTCCGACCGCCCGCAGTTCCGACGACCGCACCCGCATCCACTGCGGCCGACGACCAGTCCGAACCCGGTACCGGCGCAACCGACACCGTTCGGCGTGAGGAACTGCCGACCGTGGGCGCCGAGGCCGCGCTGGCCGCGGTGACCGCCCCGGCTCCCGCCCTGGCGGCCGAGGCCCCGCCGGAGCCTCAGGAGGAGGCCCCGAAGCCGAAGGTCACCACATACACCGTGGTCGAAGGGGACACCATCGAGGCCATCGCCCAGCGCTACGGCCTGTCGGTGGAGACCCTGCTGTACGTGAACGACATGTATGCCGACGACATCCTGCAGATCGGGCAGGAGCTGCTCATCCCGTCCATGGACGCGCTGGTCTACACCGTCGTCCAGGGCGACACGATGTGGGGCGTGGCCGACGCCTTCAACGCCGACTTCGACGAGATCGTCGCGGCCAACCCCGACGTGGACGCGGACGCGCTGCAGCCTGGCCAGGTCCTCTTCGTGCCGGGCGGCACGCCGCCCTCGCGGCGGACGATGGTCGCGAGCCGCGGCGGCTCGCGCACGTCCTATTCTGCGGGCCGCTTCGCCCTCTGGCCGGCGTACGGCAACACCACCGACGAGTTTGGCTGGCGGGTGCATCCGGTCACCGGCGTCTGGCACCTGCACGACGGCCTGGACATCGACGTGGCCTACGGCACGCCGGTGGCCGCCGTGGAGGCCGGCACGGTCACGACGGCCGGCTGGCTGGGCGGCTACGGGATCGCGGTGAAGATCGACCACGGGGGCGGCATCACGACGATGTACGCTCACCTGGACAGCGTGGCGGTGAGCCCGGGCGACTGGGTGGAGGCGGGTGAGCTCATCGGCTATTCCGGGAACACGGGGAATTCCACAGGGCCGCACCTCCACTTTACGGTTCTCGTCTGGGGAGAGCCGGTGGATCCGTGGGGTTGGCTGCCCTGA